Proteins encoded together in one Candidatus Neomarinimicrobiota bacterium window:
- a CDS encoding PD40 domain-containing protein, protein MIRTDIINILTLALLMVSCSDNPTNPGVGLNIIKFGAFFDNPAWHPDGKWIAVEHGDSIDTDFDGIVDTSFSGIWIINAETGYKQPLIRGFGFPAWNQDGSSLAMHSGGQIFTVDILSLEPPEIDTTSLLKLTSMGANFFPSWSSDGKWIAYDSNVDDTKYDIWIMRSDGTEKQNISTESDSADQGGWRIPNWSPDGNWIAHHRYISNGETGTEIYIMDTSGANATWLEHGSGAKFSPDGSIISFYAQPQVGLPPVIWTIRRDGTELRQITNGPDSSFDWSPDGNQIVFLRRNFNEPIEGNGELWLINIDGTNLKQLTFTK, encoded by the coding sequence ATGATTCGAACAGACATAATAAATATTCTGACATTGGCGCTGCTAATGGTTTCCTGCAGCGATAATCCGACAAACCCCGGTGTCGGACTCAATATTATCAAGTTTGGCGCTTTTTTCGACAATCCGGCATGGCATCCTGACGGTAAATGGATCGCCGTCGAACACGGTGACAGCATAGACACAGATTTCGACGGTATCGTTGACACTTCATTCTCCGGAATCTGGATTATAAATGCTGAGACAGGATATAAGCAACCGCTTATCCGCGGTTTCGGTTTTCCAGCGTGGAATCAAGATGGTAGCAGTCTTGCTATGCACAGCGGCGGCCAAATATTTACTGTTGACATACTCAGTCTTGAACCGCCAGAAATAGACACGACCTCTCTGCTTAAGTTGACATCAATGGGAGCCAATTTTTTCCCATCATGGAGCTCAGATGGAAAATGGATTGCCTATGATTCGAATGTAGATGATACCAAATATGATATCTGGATCATGAGGTCAGATGGAACCGAAAAGCAAAACATTAGCACTGAAAGCGATAGCGCGGATCAGGGAGGGTGGCGAATTCCGAACTGGAGCCCGGACGGAAATTGGATAGCACACCATCGTTACATTTCCAATGGAGAAACAGGAACAGAAATATACATAATGGATACAAGTGGAGCTAATGCAACATGGCTTGAGCATGGGTCTGGAGCCAAATTTTCACCTGATGGAAGTATAATATCATTTTACGCCCAACCTCAAGTCGGTCTCCCCCCTGTTATCTGGACGATAAGAAGAGACGGTACCGAACTTCGACAGATAACGAATGGTCCGGACAGTAGTTTTGACTGGAGCCCTGATGGCAACCAAATTGTCTTCCTTAGGCGGAACTTCAATGAACCGATAGAGGGCAACGGTGAGCTCTGGCTGATTAACATTGACGGAACGAATCTCAAACAGTTGACCTTCACTAAATAA